The following proteins come from a genomic window of bacterium:
- a CDS encoding M20/M25/M40 family metallo-hydrolase, which produces MTAQVDRVFPQAIEDLRRLVRIPSVAAQRQGIPEGAQAVRALFEAEGGRVTLLADGGANPVVVAEFEGRSARTLLFYDHYDVQPAEPLDEWTVAPFDVTRRDGLILGRGVSDNKGDLMTRIAALRLLKAAHGGLPCRVKFVVEGEEEVSSVHFGAITRAHTDLLRADACIWEYGERDAEERMHIVCGMKGICYVQLEARTASVDLHSSYGAVIEGAATRLAWALATFKDRSGRVLIPGHYDRVRRPTAEEDAAAAEIPHDVVDDMRERVKVGELIGGVRGGAAVRQLLFAPTCTICGIWGGYMLEGSKTVLPCVAHAKVDFRLVPDQDPHEVARNVRRHLDAQGFRDIEVTVLGAEYPWRTTLSDPFVGLVRDVVKEATGRATVLYPTSAGTGPMHDLGPVLNIPLVSTGGGYWGSRAHAPDENVRESDFRETIALMARLLERFAAAG; this is translated from the coding sequence ATGACCGCGCAGGTCGACCGGGTGTTCCCGCAGGCGATCGAGGACCTCCGCCGGCTGGTTCGGATCCCGTCGGTGGCCGCCCAGCGGCAGGGGATCCCGGAAGGGGCCCAGGCGGTGCGCGCTCTGTTCGAGGCCGAGGGCGGCCGGGTGACGCTGCTCGCAGACGGCGGCGCGAATCCCGTCGTCGTCGCCGAGTTCGAGGGACGGTCGGCGCGGACGCTGCTCTTTTACGACCACTACGACGTGCAGCCCGCGGAGCCGCTCGACGAATGGACCGTGGCCCCGTTCGACGTGACACGGCGCGACGGCCTGATCCTCGGCCGCGGCGTCTCGGACAACAAAGGCGATCTGATGACGCGCATCGCCGCGCTCCGTCTGCTCAAAGCGGCCCACGGCGGCCTGCCGTGCCGGGTGAAGTTCGTCGTGGAGGGCGAGGAGGAAGTCTCGAGCGTGCACTTCGGCGCGATCACGCGCGCGCACACGGATCTCCTGCGCGCCGACGCGTGCATCTGGGAGTACGGCGAGCGGGACGCCGAGGAGCGGATGCACATCGTCTGCGGCATGAAGGGCATCTGCTACGTGCAGCTGGAGGCGCGCACCGCGTCCGTCGACCTGCACTCGTCCTACGGCGCGGTGATCGAAGGCGCGGCGACCCGCCTCGCCTGGGCGCTGGCCACCTTCAAGGACCGGAGCGGCCGGGTGCTGATCCCGGGCCATTACGACCGCGTCCGGCGGCCGACCGCGGAGGAAGACGCCGCAGCCGCGGAGATTCCGCACGACGTCGTCGACGACATGCGCGAGCGCGTGAAGGTCGGGGAGTTGATCGGCGGCGTTCGCGGCGGGGCGGCCGTGCGGCAGCTCCTGTTCGCGCCGACGTGCACGATCTGCGGCATCTGGGGCGGCTATATGCTCGAGGGCTCGAAGACGGTGCTGCCGTGCGTCGCGCACGCCAAGGTCGATTTCCGGCTGGTGCCCGATCAGGATCCGCACGAGGTCGCGCGCAACGTGCGGCGCCATCTCGACGCGCAGGGGTTCCGCGACATCGAGGTCACCGTCCTGGGCGCCGAGTACCCGTGGCGGACCACGTTGAGCGATCCGTTTGTCGGGCTGGTGCGCGACGTGGTGAAGGAGGCGACGGGCCGCGCCACGGTGCTCTACCCGACCTCCGCCGGGACGGGGCCGATGCACGATCTCGGGCCGGTGCTCAACATCCCGCTCGTCAGCACGGGCGGCGGCTACTGGGGCAGCCGGGCGCACGCGCCGGACGAGAACGTGCGCGAGAGCGACTTCCGGGAGACGATCGCGCTGATGGCGCGGCTGCTCGAGCGGTTCGCGGCCGCCGGGTAA
- a CDS encoding peroxiredoxin, with product MTLEVGQQAPEAVLVNGERKAVKVSELRGKTTVFAFFPAAFTGTCTKEMCRFRDDLSRFNSLNAQVYGVSADTPFVLNEFAKANNLTFPLLSDFNHQAMKAFGVYDPAFVGLLDGIAKRSVFVMDKNGKVVYTWLSDKAGQEPPYEDVEAAVEKAG from the coding sequence ATGACACTCGAAGTCGGGCAGCAGGCGCCGGAAGCCGTTCTCGTGAACGGCGAACGCAAGGCGGTCAAGGTGAGCGAACTGCGCGGCAAGACGACGGTGTTCGCGTTCTTTCCGGCGGCGTTCACCGGCACGTGCACCAAGGAGATGTGCCGGTTCCGCGACGACCTGAGCCGGTTCAACTCGCTGAACGCGCAGGTCTACGGGGTCAGCGCCGACACGCCGTTCGTGCTCAACGAGTTCGCGAAGGCCAACAACCTGACGTTTCCGCTGTTGAGCGATTTCAATCACCAGGCGATGAAGGCCTTCGGGGTGTACGATCCGGCGTTTGTGGGCCTGCTCGACGGCATCGCGAAGCGGTCCGTGTTTGTGATGGACAAGAACGGGAAGGTCGTGTACACGTGGTTGAGCGACAAGGCGGGACAGGAGCCCCCCTACGAGGACGTGGAGGCCGCGGTCGAAAAGGCCGGCTGA
- a CDS encoding pitrilysin family protein produces MTPTVRTTLSNGLLVLLREVHTAPVATFWAWYRVGSRNEVPGITGISHWVEHMLFKGTPTLGKGELSRLINRHGGTWNGFTWKDFTAYFETLPAEHIGLGIRIESDRMVNTLFDPGEVESERTVIISEREGAENSPDFALYEEVESAAYRVHPYRHAVIGYKSDLRAITREDLVRHYRTYYTPRNAIVVAVGDFDAPALLEQIRAAFEPIPSGPPVPPIRGVEPPQEGERRVTLKRPGGAVPVAQLVFHAPPVAHPDFFPLLIADGVLSGFKGPGVFGGDGLGARSSRLYRALVETQLAVEAGSAYRPSLDPGLLEIGLTLRPDVRPERAESALLAELARLAEEPIDAAELEKVRKQARAQWVYSADGVTQQAVLLGSTEVVAGGWFLEEFEQRLAAVTPRAVQEAAARVFDERNRTVGWYLPVESPQPAAAQPAAARGDD; encoded by the coding sequence ATGACGCCGACGGTTCGCACCACGCTGTCGAACGGACTCCTCGTCTTGCTGCGCGAGGTCCACACGGCGCCGGTGGCCACGTTCTGGGCGTGGTACCGTGTCGGCAGCCGCAACGAGGTGCCGGGGATCACCGGCATCTCGCACTGGGTCGAGCACATGCTCTTCAAGGGGACCCCGACCCTCGGCAAGGGCGAGCTGTCGCGGCTCATCAACCGCCACGGCGGCACGTGGAACGGGTTTACCTGGAAGGACTTCACCGCGTATTTCGAGACCCTGCCCGCCGAGCACATCGGCCTCGGCATCCGCATCGAATCGGACCGCATGGTCAACACGCTGTTCGATCCCGGCGAGGTCGAGAGCGAGCGTACCGTCATCATCTCGGAGCGCGAGGGCGCTGAAAACAGCCCGGATTTCGCGCTTTACGAAGAAGTCGAGAGCGCGGCATACCGCGTCCACCCGTACCGGCACGCGGTGATCGGCTACAAGAGCGATCTGCGCGCGATCACCCGCGAGGACCTGGTGCGGCACTACCGGACGTACTACACGCCGCGCAACGCCATCGTGGTCGCGGTCGGCGATTTCGACGCCCCGGCGCTGCTGGAGCAGATCCGCGCGGCGTTCGAACCGATTCCTTCGGGCCCGCCGGTGCCGCCGATCCGCGGCGTCGAGCCGCCCCAGGAAGGCGAGCGGCGCGTCACCCTCAAGCGTCCCGGCGGCGCGGTGCCGGTCGCGCAGCTCGTTTTTCACGCGCCCCCGGTCGCGCACCCGGATTTTTTCCCTCTGCTCATCGCCGACGGCGTCTTGTCGGGGTTCAAAGGACCGGGGGTGTTCGGCGGCGACGGCCTCGGCGCGCGCAGCAGCCGGCTGTACCGCGCGCTCGTCGAGACCCAGCTGGCCGTGGAGGCCGGCAGCGCGTACCGGCCGTCGTTGGATCCGGGGTTGCTCGAGATCGGGCTGACCCTCCGGCCGGACGTTCGTCCGGAGCGGGCGGAGTCGGCGCTGCTGGCCGAGCTCGCCCGGCTCGCCGAGGAGCCGATCGATGCCGCGGAGCTCGAGAAGGTTCGCAAGCAGGCCCGCGCGCAGTGGGTGTACTCCGCGGACGGCGTCACCCAGCAGGCGGTGCTGCTCGGGAGCACCGAGGTTGTCGCGGGCGGATGGTTCCTCGAGGAGTTCGAGCAGCGCCTCGCCGCCGTGACGCCCCGGGCGGTGCAGGAGGCGGCCGCGCGGGTCTTCGACGAGCGCAACCGCACGGTCGGCTGGTATCTGCCGGTGGAGTCGCCGCAGCCCGCGGCCGCCCAACCCGCCGCCGCCCGCGGTGACGATTGA
- a CDS encoding pitrilysin family protein, translating to MAEAGVRAVPITPETVTRRQLPNGAVVLVRESHAHPALTVRGYLPAGVRVDPPGRDGLAVLAASMLTRGTARHTSQELALELDSMGASVGVSADIEGAGFSARCLAEDAERVLELLTEVLLRPTFPPEEVEKQRGKIITAIRESRLDTRAAADKAFRAAAFPHGHPHHRPAEGEEETVAAVTRDDLAAFHRQRYRPDGLVVTVVGDAAAEWVVDRLARAFEGWGPAAAPAPPPVPAAGPAPSVQRRRVEIPGKTQADVVLGVPGFPRTSPDYYAGMMADLILGRLGLMGRLGARVRDEEGLAYYVYSQAQGGFFGGPWAVRAGVNPANVARAIEGILREIEGFHREPARGDELRDARDYLTGSLALRLETDGGIAQALLELELFDLGLDYLPRFPALINGVTPEQMGEVARRYLRLDGYTVATAVPA from the coding sequence ATGGCCGAGGCAGGCGTCCGCGCCGTTCCCATTACGCCGGAGACGGTGACGCGGCGGCAGCTTCCGAACGGCGCCGTCGTGCTGGTGCGGGAGAGCCACGCTCATCCCGCCCTCACGGTCCGCGGATATCTGCCGGCCGGCGTGCGGGTGGACCCGCCGGGGCGGGACGGCTTGGCGGTGCTGGCGGCGTCGATGCTTACGCGCGGCACCGCCCGGCACACCTCTCAGGAACTCGCCCTCGAGCTGGATTCCATGGGCGCGAGCGTCGGCGTGTCCGCGGACATCGAGGGCGCCGGCTTTTCGGCGCGCTGCCTCGCGGAAGACGCGGAGCGGGTGCTGGAGCTTCTGACCGAGGTGCTGCTGCGGCCGACGTTCCCGCCGGAAGAAGTCGAGAAGCAGCGGGGGAAGATCATCACGGCGATCCGCGAGTCCCGGCTCGACACGCGCGCGGCGGCGGACAAGGCGTTTCGGGCGGCCGCGTTTCCCCACGGGCATCCGCACCACCGTCCCGCCGAGGGCGAAGAGGAGACCGTCGCCGCGGTGACGCGCGACGATCTCGCGGCGTTTCACCGGCAGCGGTACCGGCCGGACGGCCTCGTCGTGACCGTGGTCGGCGACGCCGCTGCGGAGTGGGTGGTCGATCGCCTCGCGCGCGCGTTCGAGGGATGGGGGCCCGCGGCCGCGCCCGCGCCGCCGCCCGTTCCGGCGGCGGGTCCGGCGCCGTCGGTGCAGCGCCGACGGGTCGAGATCCCCGGCAAGACGCAGGCCGACGTCGTGCTCGGCGTCCCGGGGTTCCCGCGGACGAGTCCGGACTACTACGCCGGCATGATGGCGGATCTCATTCTCGGCCGCCTGGGCTTGATGGGCCGGCTCGGCGCGCGCGTGCGCGACGAGGAAGGTCTCGCCTACTACGTCTACAGCCAGGCGCAGGGCGGCTTTTTCGGCGGACCGTGGGCCGTGCGCGCGGGGGTCAATCCGGCCAACGTCGCGCGCGCGATCGAGGGCATCCTCCGTGAGATCGAGGGTTTCCATCGCGAACCCGCGCGCGGCGACGAACTGCGCGACGCGCGCGATTACCTCACGGGGTCGCTCGCGCTGCGCCTCGAGACCGACGGGGGAATCGCCCAGGCCCTGCTGGAGTTGGAGCTGTTTGATCTGGGGCTCGACTATCTGCCGCGGTTCCCGGCGCTCATCAACGGAGTGACGCCGGAGCAGATGGGGGAGGTGGCGCGCCGGTATCTCCGGCTCGACGGCTACACGGTCGCCACGGCGGTCCCGGCATAA
- a CDS encoding TIGR03557 family F420-dependent LLM class oxidoreductase, with product MPEFAYFCGTEQFQPETLLEHAAQAEAAGFDALAVSDHFHPWVDDASAAAFVWGWLGAAAARTKRVRLATQVTCPLFRYHPALVAQAAATTDRLSGGRFALGVGSGEGINERPLGWEFPGPKERRGRMAEAVTIMRRLLDGDKLDFAGEFYQTHKARLYSPPLHRVPIWMSAGAPLAAKLAGRVADGLIVSVKVPAEAREQVIDPCLDAAREAGRPRPTLVAQRWSILAPDEDEAWQALAAWRGLRVEGRLEEVDPAVLRERADGMDRREIIGKYAWARTAEELVEVYRPLVETGADIVTIQVTSVDQSATIRRVGEDVLPALRRLASRA from the coding sequence ATGCCAGAGTTCGCGTACTTCTGCGGCACCGAGCAGTTCCAGCCCGAGACGCTGCTCGAGCACGCGGCGCAGGCCGAGGCGGCGGGGTTCGACGCGCTCGCGGTTTCCGATCACTTTCATCCTTGGGTCGACGACGCGTCCGCCGCAGCGTTCGTGTGGGGCTGGCTCGGCGCGGCCGCCGCGCGCACGAAGCGGGTGCGTCTCGCGACCCAGGTTACGTGTCCGCTGTTTCGCTATCATCCGGCGCTGGTGGCGCAGGCGGCGGCCACGACGGACCGGCTGTCCGGCGGACGCTTCGCGCTCGGCGTCGGCAGCGGCGAGGGCATCAACGAGCGGCCGCTCGGGTGGGAGTTTCCCGGGCCGAAGGAGCGGCGCGGGCGCATGGCCGAGGCGGTGACGATCATGCGCCGTCTCCTGGACGGCGACAAGCTCGACTTCGCCGGCGAGTTTTACCAGACGCACAAGGCGCGGCTGTACAGCCCGCCGCTTCACCGCGTGCCGATCTGGATGTCGGCCGGGGCGCCGCTGGCCGCGAAACTGGCGGGACGGGTCGCCGACGGTCTGATCGTCAGCGTGAAGGTCCCGGCGGAGGCGCGGGAGCAGGTGATCGATCCGTGCCTCGACGCCGCGCGCGAAGCCGGGCGGCCCAGACCGACGCTCGTCGCGCAGCGGTGGTCGATCCTCGCCCCCGACGAAGACGAGGCCTGGCAGGCGCTCGCGGCGTGGCGCGGGCTGCGCGTCGAGGGCCGGCTCGAGGAAGTGGATCCGGCCGTGCTGCGCGAGCGGGCCGACGGCATGGATCGGCGCGAGATCATCGGCAAGTACGCGTGGGCCCGCACGGCGGAAGAGCTGGTGGAAGTGTACCGCCCGCTCGTCGAGACGGGCGCCGACATCGTCACCATCCAGGTGACGTCCGTCGACCAGAGCGCGACCATCAGGCGCGTCGGCGAGGACGTGCTGCCGGCGCTGCGGCGTCTCGCGTCGCGGGCGTGA
- the cofE gene encoding coenzyme F420-0:L-glutamate ligase, protein MAQVTLIAVPGFPEVGPGTDLPALIVRTLRCADLAPAAGDALVVAQKIVSKAEGSVVDLTAVHPGPEAVRIAATIDKDPRLVEVVLRESTRVVRAQHGVLITEHRLGFISANAGVDHSNVGLGPDVVSLLPRDPDGSARAIRDALRAAFDVPVAVLINDSHGRPHREGAVGVCIGAAGLDPVVSLVGRPDLYGYTLRTSSEAVADELAGAATLVQGQCAEAIPVVLIRGLALAESADGGGAAGLLRDPSRDLFR, encoded by the coding sequence ATGGCCCAGGTGACGCTGATCGCCGTGCCGGGGTTCCCCGAGGTGGGGCCCGGCACGGACCTGCCGGCGCTGATCGTCCGCACCCTGCGGTGCGCCGATCTCGCGCCGGCGGCCGGCGACGCGCTCGTCGTCGCGCAGAAGATCGTCAGCAAGGCGGAAGGCAGCGTCGTCGATCTCACCGCGGTGCACCCGGGACCGGAGGCGGTCCGGATCGCGGCGACGATCGACAAGGATCCGCGGCTCGTCGAAGTGGTGCTGCGGGAATCCACGCGCGTGGTGCGCGCGCAGCACGGCGTGCTGATCACCGAGCACCGCCTCGGCTTCATTTCGGCGAACGCCGGCGTCGACCACAGCAACGTCGGGCTGGGCCCGGACGTCGTCAGCCTTCTCCCGCGCGACCCCGACGGCTCGGCGCGCGCCATTCGGGACGCCCTGCGCGCCGCGTTCGACGTCCCGGTCGCCGTCCTGATCAACGACAGTCACGGCCGGCCGCATCGTGAAGGCGCGGTCGGCGTCTGCATCGGCGCCGCGGGCCTCGACCCCGTGGTGAGCCTGGTCGGCCGGCCCGACCTCTACGGATACACGCTGCGGACCTCGAGCGAGGCCGTCGCCGACGAGCTGGCCGGCGCGGCCACCCTCGTGCAGGGGCAGTGCGCGGAGGCCATCCCGGTCGTCCTCATCCGGGGCCTCGCGCTCGCCGAGAGCGCGGACGGCGGCGGGGCCGCGGGCCTTCTGCGCGATCCGTCACGCGACCTGTTCCGCTGA